A segment of the Populus nigra chromosome 12, ddPopNigr1.1, whole genome shotgun sequence genome:
GAGGATTTGTGTtggcttttctctatttttcaaaagattttgTCTCTGCCCTGATAGCCTGGAAGAAGTACTTTTACAGAGGGATTTTGAGAGGTTCAAAGGATGGATGCTGCTGCAGAAATGTGATGTATGCTATTACAAGTGTGCTTGGTAGCAGCGCAATTCAAGAATTTTCCATGATGAGAATCTTCTATTCCTAGTAATTACATTGCTTTTTTTCACCCTACTGCTGTGCTGCAGGTTTTTCAGGagcatttcaaaaatacaaaaggatTAGAAAGCTTTGTTGCACTAGTTTTATTCTGTTCTTTTTTAAGGCTAGGGTTGCAGAAGGATGTCCAGTCTCGTTATGTCATCCTTCTCCTTCTATATGATGAGTATTTCTTCTTctgtattaaaaaagaaagatggtaTAATGCCATTCTAACAGAAGTTGCTTCCAAATGTCCAAACATCAAATGGGCAAGTAAAGATATAATGGAAAGCCAATTTGCCATCAAAACCTCTATCAGAGATGTCAAAGTGTATCTTACCTGCAAGTCACATGTAATACCACGTTGAACCACTCGATTTCCACAAGTCATGTGACATCCACATTTTCTCCAGCATTCTTTAATAAACTTTCTGAGCAGGTGACCCTTGCATGGTTCATTCTTTGATCTCTCTAATGGACAGTCTTGACAATAAACAAAATGGTCTTTTTTAGGGGTCCGTCTCATGCACACACATGCAGTTagaaaatcatctttcaaaaggCCTTTTGGAGTGTAAGCAAATTCTCCACCAGTTTCACGAGCACATGCACAGGGTATCTGAGAAGAAAGGCAATCACCTGAACAACTTGAACAGCAATCTACATCCGCTATCCGAGCCAGTGAGATTAGCAAGTaagcattttgatatattatattatgtgGTATATAAGTGAACTTTGGGAAATCCTCATTGCCAGATTCATCTACCAATGAAATTTTGACATTTTCTGCACCCTTTGTTATATCATTGAGACTACGAACAGACCTCTTCTTATCACAAGCAGTTGCTTTGTGCTTAGCCTTTGGTAAATTCTTATAAGAATGTGGCAATCTGAAAGAACTTGAAGCCTTCTTGTCCACGACCATATCGGAATTGTCAATTCTCAAAGCTTTGTTGTTTGGCAGTGGATCATGAAGTTGACCCACTTGCACATAACATTCACACAAATCTTCGAATAAAGTCTTCATAGAAAATTCAGGTGTGACAAGTTTGTGTGTCTTGAGATATTTATCCTCCAAATACTTGAGAACTGAATTGAAATCTGGAACTTTGAAGTTTTGACATCTAACTGCAGAATCACAGTTTAGTGAAATTTTTACTTCTCCAGAGGTCGATGAAGCAATAAGAACATTGCTATTACAGTACATCCTATCCTTGGAACTTGAAGCATCACATTGAGATCCCAGGCGAGTTACCAAATTATT
Coding sequences within it:
- the LOC133669474 gene encoding probable inactive histone-lysine N-methyltransferase SUVR2 isoform X3, yielding MATRERASCAFKATRALGIRDEEVKPVLLNLLKLFDKNWELIEAEDYRALIDAYFESKESERVSDEKSLMEHSVYERSSKRPHLEQQKDQISSSTDSLSPVEKVIFSSMAPKDSTCKRASCAFSSERLAVEPRCSHPQKEKMSSNCHTRELIKPRTKQSVSDEADFAEPPAAVHPGNVVRGSFVGSTNGNNLVTRLGSQCDASSSKDRMYCNSNVLIASSTSGEVKISLNCDSAVRCQNFKVPDFNSVLKYLEDKYLKTHKLVTPEFSMKTLFEDLCECYVQVGQLHDPLPNNKALRIDNSDMVVDKKASSSFRLPHSYKNLPKAKHKATACDKKRSVRSLNDITKGAENVKISLVDESGNEDFPKFTYIPHNIIYQNAYLLISLARIADVDCCSSCSGDCLSSQIPCACARETGGEFAYTPKGLLKDDFLTACVCMRRTPKKDHFVYCQDCPLERSKNEPCKGHLLRKFIKECWRKCGCHMTCGNRVVQRGITCDLQVFMTPQDWGSEKVLRDEEALCLDATFSGNVARFINHRCHDGNLIDIPVEVETPDHHYYHLAFFTTRDVTASEELTWDYGIDFDDYDHPVKAFRCSCGSAYCRGMNSIG